One window of the Babesia bovis T2Bo chromosome 2, whole genome shotgun sequence genome contains the following:
- a CDS encoding putative 26S proteasome AAA-ATPase subunit RPT4a — MATESTNPEPEGEDREVIRQYVKKVREHREIDTRLKKLRADIKTLSVKDDQTEDDLKALQSIGQIVGHVLRPIDNGKLIVKASSGPRYVVFCKTKIDPSTLVSGTRVALDMTTLTIMRKLPREVNPVVFNMLTDTQRPNEENKPLSYSSIGGLDRQIREMRESIELPLRNPYLFKRVGVKPPKGVLLYGPPGTGKTLMAKALASSMDCHFLKVVASAVVDKYIGESARIIREMFGYAKDHQPCIIFMDEIDAIGGKRFSQGTSADREIQRTLMELLTHLDGFDELGQVKIIMATNRPDVLDPALMRPGRIDRKIEIPLPNESSRVDILKIHSSKLNKKGDIDYVAICRLCDGFNGADMRNVCTEAGIFAIRAMRDYVVEEDFFKAARKLTETKKLEGTLTYEKV, encoded by the exons ATGGCGACAGAGTCTACCAATCCGGAGCCAGAGGGAGAGGATCGCGAGGTTATACGCCAGTATGTCAAAAAGGTTCGGGAACATCGCGAAATAGACACTCGCTTAAAAAAGT TACGTGCTGATATAAAGACGTTATCAGTTAAAGATGACCAGACGGAAGACGACCTTAAGGCCTTGCAAAGCATCGGGCAGATTGTCGGCCATGTGCTACGTCCCATAGACAATGGAAAGC TTATCGTAAAGGCATCAAGTGGGCCACGATATGTGGTCTTTtgtaaaacaaaaataGACCCGTCGACCTTGGTATCTGGTACTCGTGTAGCGTTAGACATGACTACATTGACCATTATGAGGAAGTTACCCAGAGAGGTCAACCCCGTGGTGTTTAACATGCTTACTGATACGCAACGTCCGAATGAGGAAAACAAGCCGTTGAGTTACAGCAGCATCGGAGGTCTCGACAGGCAGATTCGCGAAATGCGTGAGTCAATCGAGTTACCGTTACGCAATCCATATCTTTTCAAACGTGTTGGTGTCAAGCCACCTAAGGGTGTTTTACTTTATGGCCCACCAGGAACGGGCAAAACCTTGATGGCTAAGGCTTTGGCCTCTTCCATGGATTGCCACTTCCTGAAGGTTGTAGCTTCTGCTGTGGTGGACAAGTACATCGGAGAATCTGCCAGAATAATCAGGGAAATGTTTG GTTACGCAAAGGACCATCAGCCATGTATCATATTTATggatgaaattgatgccATTGGAGGTAAGCGCTTTTCACAAGGAACGTCGGCTGATCGTGAAATCCAACGCACATTGATGGAGTTACTAACCCATCTAGATGGTTTCGACGAGTTAGGGCAGGTTAAGATAATCATGGCAACAAATCGACCGGATGTTTTGGATCCCGCTCTTATGCGCCCTGGACGCATCGACAGAAAAATTGAGATACCTTTACCCAATGAATCATCACGTGTGGACATACTGAAGATCCATAGTAGCAAGTTGAACAAGAAGGGTGATATAGACTATGTAGCAATATGCCGTTTATGCGATGGATTTAATGGCGCAGACATGCGCAACGTATGTACGGAAGCTGGTATTTTCGCCATACGTGCTATGAGAGACTACGTAGTTGAAGAAGACTTCTTCAAGGCTGCTCGTAAGCTGACCGAGACAAAGAAGCTTGAGGGTACGCTAACCTATGAAAAGGTATAA